CCCCACTCCGCCGGTCAAAGATCGAGATCCCAATGTTTTCCGGTCGATCGAGGAGCGGTCCTCTTATCCGAGGATCGCGTAATCGCGCAAACACGTTTTTCGATCCAACGAATCGGAAGTTATCGTCGGCCAGGATGCCACGGGTCACGGGGAAAATCAGTGCCCCAATTAATCGGCAGGTCTTAGACCCCAGGATTCGTAGGATTACCAGCGACGAAGGTTAATTACCGTCTAGCGAGCCGACAACTGTTAACTTTGCGAACTCTCCAACGGCCTCGGAGGAGCTACGCTCTTTTTGCTAATTATTTCGCGTCAGCCTGTCGCGAGAAGCAATCTACGATTCCTTTGGGATTCTTTGGATGATCTTGGTAAACTCAATTTTTCGAGTGTTTGAATTATTCTACGGGAAATTCCGGAAATATTGGGTCATCCTATAAGTTACGTCGTTTCTTATTACATcgtttaaaatatcttttaatacCATTTCGATAATGGtggtaaaaaattaatagaaaaatcctTCTTTGAAATTCCATGGGGATtgttattaattcaatttattgagTCTTTGAGTTATATGTAGGAAATTGTGTAAATATTAGATCATCCTATAAGTAATGTCGTTTCTCATCTTATATTTTAAGACATTTTCTGATACCATTTCAATAATGGtagtaaaaaattaatggaaaaaatcCTTCTTTGAGATTCCATAGAGATTGTTATAAACTCAATTTATTGAGTGTTTCTTGAGTGCATTTTTCTTTCCGGGGtttaataatatctattatattaatattaatggaaagaattctgaaatattagaatttattattttcaatcttctatttccactttcgaaatttcgaaattctctTCTGATAATCATCTTGGTAACAAATTTGTAACTAATAAACCTCAAAACCTCAAAGACTACCCTCCAAACACGATAAAACCAATAGCAATGATAACATTGAATAATTCCGAATATTCTAGAGTATCACGACCAACAAAAGTGATATCGATCAGGTttcagaaagaaagaaatttaaatctTCTATTTCCACTTCcgaaatttcgaaatgattCTCTGATAATCATCCTGGtaacaaatttgtaattaaaccTCAAAACAGACAACTACACTCCAAACACAATAAAACCAATGGCAAcgataacattaaataattccGAATATTCTAGACTATCACGACCAACAAAAGTGATATCGATCAgatttcagaaagaaatcatagtgcaacgggttaattagCAGGAGTGGTTAAAGACTCAAGAAACCCGGGGAAAATAATACCGCGCGACGCAGCTTTTCATTAACGAGAAAGGTGGATATCGCCGGGGCCAATAACGAATAGGTTTCCGCGTTATCTAACGAGTGTACATCAGGAGACCATTGTTCCCGATGGTCGACGCAGACAGCTGTTGTTCATCGCACCGGGATTTACGTAACGAACGTAGCCGGATAAGCGACGTCCCCCCCTCCCCCACTGCCGCCCCTCAACCTTCAAATAGGAACCGATAAGCCCCGCCATTTTTTCGCGGAACGAATCGGGATCCGCGATTAATCGCGGCGAACGTTAACGATAACCCCGCTGATAAGGCTCATCTCAGATAAACTCGTGGGAATTTCAGCTACAGTCGGCTACGAAAGTATCGACGGAATTGACGAGAGGTTGAACATTTGTCGTAGTTCGTTACAGTTTTCGGGATTTCAAGGGGAATTGTCGTTTGAGAGGTTTGGAGTTGATGGTGTTTGGGGGTTGACGTTTGAAGTGAATGGTTTATTGCGGTGATTGAAGAGTTGCTGAAAGCTGTGGTTGATGAGAAATTGAAGTGGAGTTGATGAAAACTATGGTTGATGATGAGAAATTGAAGTAGAGTTGTTGAAAGGTGTGGTTGATAATTTTAGAGGAATTGAGAAAGTGATAGTGAACTATAGAAATTGAAGTAGAGTTGAAAGGTATAGTAGATAATTTTTAGGGATTTCAGAAAGTAATGATCAATTAGAACACTTTAAATAGAGTTGTTAAAAGTATAGTTGATAAttcttgaagatttgaaaaggTATTAGTTAACTATGAAAATTGAAGTAGAGTTGTTGAAAAGCATAGTTGATAATTTTCGAGGATTTGAAGAAATAATAGTCAACTATAACAATTTAAGTTAAGTTGTTACAAGAGACAGTTGATAATTCTTGAAGCTTTGAAAAAGAATAAGTCGATTGTAAGAATTCACGTATACTCGATAATTTCTTCCAATTACAAAAATCTGGGTAGAGTTGCTTAAAGAAACAACTACTAATTTCTAAAgatttgaaaacaaaataatagttacaatttaaatacatcagctaatttcttctaattcaatatttcacccTCAACATTTAAGATTCACAGATTACTCTAATTACTCTCCTGATTATCAATTACCATACCAATCACTCGAATAACAATCGCACTTCAAACAACCCGTACGACGTTGCAGTAATTATTACAGTCTGAAAATTAATGTTCCACCGGATCGTTAACAAGTTCATTGTTCATACATCCCTCTCCCCCTCTCAACGTGGGAGGGGCATATTAACATGTAAAAGTACCACGAAACTGACATATCAAAGTGCGGGACAAACAATCCGTTTGAGCAGCGATTCCAGAAATTCCATTATATcgttggaaaataatattaaatattccgtCCCGCCTGGCGGCCGCTCTGATACCGGGTCGTTCGGTAAGAACGCTCTTTTAATTTCCCTTTGCCGTGCGGCCCGCCTTTACCGCGGCGAAACAGATTCCCTTTGCATGTAAATGCACCGCCGACAATCATTCCAGATAGAAAATTACGGATCGTAATTGACCGACAAACAATCAAACAGCCGGCGCACGCTTTAAATTAGCATCAAGCGAATGTCTTCATTCGGAACTTCGGGCAGTTCACTTGATGAAGATAAGCAACAACTTTCCGCGTAATGGGAAACTTTCAAGGGAAACAATAACATCAAATGACGATCACAAGAATGAAGCAGCTGTGCCTGCTGCTGACGGTTATTGTAATAACTGGACTGCGGATGTTTGTGGGAATTGGTAATTGCGAAGAACAATTTCGAAATCCGAATGTAACATGCAACTCTGATTcttgaatataattattgttaatcaACTACAGTTTCACTATATATTAATTCATCTTAAATGTTAATCTGCAACGACTGGTTAAACAAGTCTTTCCACTCTTCCAATGACTCTATTAAAATTAACACTATTACTATTAAACCTTACAATTATTCTACTATTAAATCAGACTTTAAATAAACagattctaatattaattcaaataaaacattctcGTATTACACAAAACTCTACGCGTCACTACAAAAGATACTCCATTGAATTTACCTATAGAACTTCTATATCAAACTCAATAAGAACTTCCTATTCCCATATACTCCCCTTCCAACTTCATGAAACCATTCCTGCAATTTACCCTCAGTTTATTCCCAAAACTATCCTACCATATTCCAACCATCAAACCCACACCGACCCAACTCACAAGAACCACCTCCACAAACACCCACGGTCCATCGAATCCATGGAAAATCATCCTCCACCATAAAACGCAGCCTAAGATCGACTCACTCACCCTCGTTCTCGTTGTTTCCGATGAGTATCTCGGTGTCCTTGAAATCAGCCTCCTGCAGGAGCTCGATGGGGTCCTTGGGCAGGAAGATGCCGTCGATGGTGGGCGCGGAGGGGAATCCCAGTATCCCCCAGTAGCTGTTCCACTGCTGCACAGAGATGGCCTTGGCGTCCGCGGACCTCATGCACGCCATCACTTTGGCCGGGTTCTCCTGCAGCATGGTGGAGTTGCAGCCGCAGTCGTCGACGAGCACCCTGGCCACCTCGTTCGCCTTCTCGCCGGTCATGTAGCTCCACGGGGCGTTCAACGTGCCACTCTGTAGAATCCCCCTGCGCACGAGTCCCCTGGTGACAGGTGATATCAGGTGCAGGGAAACCGAGCTGCCGCCAGCGGACTCGCCGAAGATCGTGATCAGGTCAGGGTCACCGCCGAACGCCGCGGCGTTATCCCTGAGCCACCTTAGCGCCAGCGCCTGGTCCCATAAGCCCATGTTGCCCGGAGCTTCCTCGCTGTTGGCGAAATGTTTGTTCAGATACAAAAACCCGAAGGCGCCGACCCTGTACTGCATAGAGGCGATGATCACGTTGCTGGTGGCAGCCATGATGTCAGCGTCGTAAACGTCCAAGGTCGCGGTGCCAGTCATGAATCCTCCCCCGTAGATCCAGACCAGGAGAGGAACGCCGTTCTTGTCCCTATTGTTAGGGGGTTCCGATCCCTTGTGCCTGAGTCTGAGCTTCTGAGGCACCCAGATGTTGAGGTACAGGCAGTCCTCGGAGATGTTGGTGTTGGGGTTCCACATCTCCTCGCCTGGGAAGCCGGGGAAGTACTCGTACCTCTCCTGTATGCAGCTGTTGGGCAGCACGGTGGCGTTCAGTATGCCGTGCCAGGGCTCTATGGGCAGGGGCTTGCGGAACCTGAGCGGACCTATAGGCGGCTTAGCGAAGGGGATGCCGTAGAAGATGTGGACCTCCCTCTCGACGACTGTCCGCGAGAAACCGCGCACCAGGCCGCTGGTCGTctgcaccaccaggggatcgTTGTGGACGTTGCCGTTCCTCTGGGAGGCGACGTTGGCCCTCGCCGAGCCCAGCAGGGTGAGCAGGATCAGCGCGGGCAGCCTCTCAGCCATCGCGTGCGTGCCCCTGGCTTCCGGCTGGCACACCTGCTGAGAGACTCAACAAGTTAGCGGGGAACCCGGCCTTTCACGCGGACACTTTCTCTCCCCTATCCACGTCGCGACCGTGTTGCCCGCCGGTTCCAGGTCTGCGGCCGCAACCTTAGACACCTGTGCTCCTCCTAGGGGTTCACCGTGACCTTCTGCACACGCACCAGCTAGCACACGCACGCGCGCCCTTGAGCACCTTTTTATTTTAGCACCTTCGTCGCGCCTTGCCTTTCAGGAATATCTTGGTAAACCGCTTGGAGCTAAAGAGCTTCACTCGATGTGGTTCGCGGAGAGGTTTTAGGGGATGGATGGTGGTCTCGTTTGGAGGATGCGTCTCGAGAAGATCACACGAGGCTGGGCACACTGGGGTTTGGTATCGCGCGGCGGCCGGCGAGCCGCGTTGCACGGGGTCGACTGATCGAGGAGGTAGAGGTGGCACGAAGTAGAGGTGCGCGCCGATGGCTCGCCAGcgatgctgctgctgctgctggcagCGCTGGGTAGTGGGGACACGGTGGTGGTGGAGTGTCAGCGGCGCACGCCTCGTGCCCCGTATCCACCGATGCCCATTCAATTCCCTTTGTTGCGAGTTTTCGAGCAACTCCGCCGAGACCCTAGGAAAGATTCGAGCCTCGTCTGAAACTATTCGGAAGACACCTTCTTCCTCTTGTCTCCTTCTTTCTTACTGtggtccttcttcttcttcttcttcttcttctttgtctCTCTAGCTGGAACGCACGCTACTCATTTTAACTTTCCGACTGCTGCTTCCGGCGGTGCGAGCTTCTTCATTGGGAAGGGCGAGGGACGTTGATCTGCAACGGAGTATTGGAACGTGGGATTCATCCTTTCTCGGCTCGAACGAACACGAGGGGTTGTTCTATCTTTAATCGGCACTGTGTCGAACCAGTTTTCTTTGGAGCTTTGTCCTGGAACTCGGAATTTCCACGGTTGAGATGAGTTCTTTTTCGGCTGCGCAGGTGTCAGGGGATGACGCTTCGCTTGAATGGTGTTACTGCGTGGGGTGAGATGAGAATGCATTGGGAATTTCGGCCTCCTCTTTTCCTTTGAACAGTCGAAGTTTGAAGAGTTCAAATTTGGAGGTTTTCTTTTATGGATTTGACTGCTTTGGGAAGATGAAGGAAATTTTGTGCTTCTatgattttcctttgtttctgttttggCTGAATATTCGGAAGTCGAACAAGTGAATATAGTTTACTATGGGGAAACCTTTTAGAGTTCAACTTGGAGGTTTTCTTTTACGGATGATTGTTTTGGGAAGATGAAGGAAATTTTGTGCTTCTATGGATTTTCCTTTGCTTCTGTTTTGGCTGAATACACAGTAGAACAGGTGAATATAGTTATGATGTGGAAACCTTTTCTTGTTTGGAGATTTCCTTTTGAAGATCCAGAATTTATACTGTGGAATGgagtataaattatttcttataggAGTTTCCTTGAAGTTATCCAGAGAACACTTGTATCTACCAATGAAAATACTTTAGTTCTGAAATGGTAAGAGTATTATAAAACTGGATTGAGGATTTCCTCcatcttcttttttttagtCTGAAAAATTCACAATTTACACTCTTCAAGAAAGAAATTCCTTTGAGAgaaaaatttcttgaaattattagAGAGATGGATACATTTGCATCTATTAAATACAGAACACTGTACTGAATGGAagtgaaaactgaattgtagagGAAAGAAGAAGGTTGAGAGAATTTGTGCGCGGTCACCCATCTTAAAACGAGGGTCGCAAAGAAAAACCGTTTTTAACCTTTACAATCAAACAGCATCGTACACGACCATTGGTGTCGAAAATTCTAACGAAATAATGACTACGTTTCTGCAAGATATTCCAACAGTTTcatggatttttatttgaactgcaggtttatttttaatgtaaaaatttaccAATCAATAGAGAGATTTTTTCTCTGACTTTGTTTCGTGGAAAATTATCTGTGAAATCGAACACTTGCATAAAAATCGAtagtataaatatagaaattaaaattcaagcCATATTGAATACAAGCAGGGtgcataaaaattgcaacatgACGAGAACATGAATTAATAAATGCCGAAGGACTTACGTTCAATCGATTTTCGTTTTCCTTAGCGCTGCAATTTTCATGCACAATACTATGTGCTGTATGAACTGTTTATACTGTATCAATCTGTTCTATTGTGCATAAAAATTACTCCTGAGAACAAACTAAAAATCAATCGACGTTTAATACATCTCCATACAATAGTATAACACTCATATAAATTCTGATAAAAGAATAGTGTCAATTAATAGAAGTATCATATCAAACATGAGCCATATTCTTTTCAGAAATAACGAAATGAATATCATAAACAACTGAAACTTCAATGCCAGTGAGAATCCTCATTGTGCAAACTCTCATTGTTACAGAATAACAACCAAACAGCACAAAAATTTTCACAAAACCAtcgttcctttctctttctgaTTTCTGCACCAAAACCAGAATACAACAATTAAATTCTACTTAAAAAATCAAAGCAATTCCAAAAAATGTCtctattaaaatttcttctCGATACATTTAATCTCAAACTGACAAATCAAACTATTATTTAATCTTCTCAaatccgaataaaatattactaaaattaattattcaaataaatatagttctatctagaaCAGTTGCAACAGAAATCATATTTCAAAGCATTAAtcattaatttgttattttcgaaacaaataacaatgtagaaataatgaaatcatcacgaaatttgaaacattttatagAATGAATGAAAACATCTTTCCAACCCTTATGTTGGCAACTGTttgcatttatataaatttttcaaacaaacattCATGCGGAGGAGACAATAAAATGATCGAGAAGTTtcgaaaattctttaaaataaatagaaatttcttttcaacccttattctaattattcaaataaatagaattctaaCTAGAACAGGTGCAACAGAAACCAAAAGGCGAAGGGTTAACCGAGAATCGCCTGGAAAAACGGAATTGCTCGTATTTATTTCGAAACGGTGTCGAATTAATTTCCGCGCTTAATGGGATTGTCTATTTGAAATACCAATTACCGAGAGCCGGGCGGAGACAAGTTGACCGCAGAGCTGCTGGTTCGACACCCTATCCCATAACCAGGCCACATTTCACCCTTCGGAGCGGCAAACGGTTCCGTTTCGTCGCCGTTACGGTCCGCCACCCTCCATTGTCCCGCAGGGGAGCCTGAAAAAAGCAGAGGCGAGAGcttgttaaaataatttgaacgCCAATGGGGTTGCTGCGCGAAGATTCCGGGCGTGCGACATGGGGACTTCATTGCCAAGCACGCACTGCGGCCAAATAGACATTGTTTTTTCatgtaaacatgtaattatcCTTTGctttacagaattattttacgGTTAGAAAAACAAGTATATAGAATGTCGAAAATTCGATTGGGGAAAACTGGTTAAACTGAGAAAGTAGTTTTAACATCAACAGTGTTCCTACCGTAAATACATagtaactggttacaaaatagagataaacaaattagatggtAAATTCTTTTTGTGGAAACAAACAAAGAAGGATGaacattgaaaaactaattaggACCAGTTAGTGTTAATCTCAGATTTCAAAAGGTGTTTTGACACCGGTAGACAGTTTTGTGCttgaaattaatagtaataagttAATAGCTCTTCTAATATTAACTTTGTTTCACTTAAAAAATTATCTGATATATAAAAAGACTTACTAATATTTAATCCTTCcactgttttttaattatttacagctATCTTTATTGtggatattattgaattattaaagagaaaaagatatgtgtgtcataaatatttttgcaCAAAGTAGAAAGGGTTGttcttgaaattaataataattatttaacaactcttttaatattaactttatttCACTCAACAAAttatctaatatctaatatctTATACTacagataataatttaattgaatcacGTAAGACTCATTTAATCCTTCCATTcttttttaactatttacagCTGTCTTTATCGTGTATACCATTgaactattaaaaagaaaaaggtacgtgtgttataaatatttttgcacaCATTAGAGGATGAACACACATGATACTGTTCTCGAATAAATTAGATTAATATTTGGTTCGCAGCGGCACTTTAATGAAAATGGTACTTTAAAGTACCTGCAGGACATAAAGGCTTTTAGGGGAGCAGGTCTTCAGCACATTATTTTTCCCTATCGCTATGAAAATGGACGAGGAAAGTTATTAACATTCTCCCCGTCCCGTCGTTCCACTATTCCTCCCCACTAATTATAATACatggattaatattaatattccttcaTATTTTTCCTACAGCCAGTATGAGAGCATGAAAATGCATGAAGAACTGATTCGCAGTGGTAAATGCACAGGCTCTTCCAATTTTTCCAATTAAAGCCCATCCATTAATACTAATTTCCGGCCATAATCCCATGCAACGGTCAGGGGAATCACTATGAAAGTACACAGTGAAATTATTGTTGTTGCTGCGCAGGTTCTCTCATTTTCTTTCCGTAAAATGCAtacgataatattaaaattctccCATATACATCAAGGTGGGCAGATAAACGAAACTCTCGCATCGAAATTGATAAAGTGACGACCTTCGAATACATTAgtgataatattttatgtcgCATCACCTCGAATATGTTCGAATGCTCGTGCATGTGCAATTTGAATTCTATGGTAACACTGGAAACGATCAATTAGAGTCTGAAAGTTTGTATtctattgataataatattatattaatattgttataatttattgacactgatattatattgatattgtaatattgtttatactGTATCAATGTTGCAATATCgtgttaatattgtaataatatcgtAATGCTctggtattataaatattatattaataataatattgttaggGAATTAATGAATGAGTGGGGGACAATTAGAGAAGTCTATACTTCCTCTTTATTAAGCTTCAATTGTTctaaatacaacaaaataagtggaaaatgtgaaataaaactCGTTCACTAACGAGTGTTTTTATCAACCCCTATTGTTCTAGATTTCCATACAATTTCGAATACCCAGCATACCCTCAACAATCCAAAAATGGAAAACATTACACATCGATGTTATTATtctataaacaaaagaaaatcgaTCTTCGTCGACCCTCTGAACTCAATCAACCTTCAAAAACCATCTCatccaaattaaattaattaaacaccaCCTTCATCTTCATTTCCCAAAATTCCTTTTAATTCACATCAATTTTCAATCGAAACAACCCTTAAAAACTTCGAAATCCCCAAAAGTTCTTTTCCTTATTTCAGATCAATTTTCAATCAAAACAACCCTTAAAAACTTCGAAATCCCCAAAAGTTCTTTTCCTTATTTCAGATCAATTTTCAATCAAAACAACCCTTAAAAACTTCAACACGCCAAGATCCTTGGGAGAAGGACGAGAAGACAGACCGTGGCAGCGTTCATTGGAATGTGTACGCCATTGCGCGACAATCAGCGAACTCTGGCCAACTTCCCGCGAGGAAAAACAAGTTTCCAGCGCGAAAACGTTACGTGACGGGCGCGTCCTCTGAATTCGACGCTTCGCTGGAATCAGATCCGAGCCAGGCGGTACGCAAAGGCGCTCGGGATGCGTGATGTTATTAGCGGGAAGACTGCTCGGCGCACAGACTGCATACCCAATGATTTATCCGCGATTGCAATCGCTGCCCCCGCGCCACCGACCAATTTCTTATCGTAGACACGTAGAGGCATtagaagaaataatgaaattactgAGAGGCTTCGAAAATTGTGTAGGGTGAATTTGTTTTC
The window above is part of the Nomia melanderi isolate GNS246 chromosome 2, iyNomMela1, whole genome shotgun sequence genome. Proteins encoded here:
- the AChE-2 gene encoding acetylcholinesterase 2 translates to MAERLPALILLTLLGSARANVASQRNGNVHNDPLVVQTTSGLVRGFSRTVVEREVHIFYGIPFAKPPIGPLRFRKPLPIEPWHGILNATVLPNSCIQERYEYFPGFPGEEMWNPNTNISEDCLYLNIWVPQKLRLRHKGSEPPNNRDKNGVPLLVWIYGGGFMTGTATLDVYDADIMAATSNVIIASMQYRVGAFGFLYLNKHFANSEEAPGNMGLWDQALALRWLRDNAAAFGGDPDLITIFGESAGGSSVSLHLISPVTRGLVRRGILQSGTLNAPWSYMTGEKANEVARVLVDDCGCNSTMLQENPAKVMACMRSADAKAISVQQWNSYWGILGFPSAPTIDGIFLPKDPIELLQEADFKDTEILIGNNENEGTYFILYDFIDFFEKDQASFLERDKFVTIINTIFKNMSQIERDAITFQYTDWEELNNGYMYQKMIADVVGDYFFICPSIHFAQLFADRGMKVYYYFFTQRTSTNLWGEWMGVMHGDEVEYVFGHPLNTSLTYSDKERDLSLRMISYFSQFAYSGKPTIEESEWPPYSKDEPKYFLFDATKTGLGKGPRTTSCAFWNEFLPRLKGVPDPAPEACNSAVAIVSSASRELCNWLMITGLSSILLLPRVI